Genomic DNA from Salinibacter pepae:
GCCGTCCGAGGCCTCCGGCGCCTCCAGCGCAAGGTGCTCCGGCCGCATCGACACCAGCACCGTCCCCTCCGCCGCCTCGTTGAGCCCCACGCGCCCCAGCGGCGTGTCCGCCTCGGTGCCGGCGGCCTGCGAGAGCAGCAGGTTGGTGCGGCCCAGGAACTGGGCGACGAAAAGCGTACGGGGGTGGTAGTAGACCGCCTCCGGCGTGCCGATCTGGTCGAGCTGCCCGCCCCGCATCACGGCCAGGCGGTCGGCAAAGGAGAGGGCTTCCTCCTGGTTGTGCGTGACGAAGACGGCACTCATGCCCTTGTTCTTCAGGAGCTCCCGCACCTCCTGGCGCGTCTCCTGTCGCAGCAGGGCATCGAGGTTGGAGAACGGCTCGTCGAGCAGGATGAGGTCCGGCTCCGGGGCGAGGGTGCGCGCGAGGGCCACCCGCTGCTGCTGCCCGCCCGAGAGGTGCTGGGGCCGCCGGTCCTCGAAGCCGTCGAGCCCCACCATCTCCAGCGCCTCCTGCGCCCGGGCGGACCGCGCCGCCTCCGACGCCCCATCGAGCCCAAACGCCACGTTCTCGCGGACCGTGAGGTGCGGAAAGAGGGCGTAGTTCTGAAAGACAATCCCCACATCCCGCGCGTCCGGCGACACGTGCACGCCGGGCCCGGAGAGCGTCTGGTCCCGCACCGCGATCGTGCCCGCCGAAGCCTCCTCAAAGCCCGCCACGCAGCGAAGCGTCGTCGTCTTGCCGCAGCCGCTCGGGCCCAAGATCGAAAAGATCTCGCCGTCCTCCACCTCGAACGACACCTCGTGGACGACGGGCGGGGCCTCGGGCCCAAACCGCTTGGTCAGGTTCTGAACGGAGAGGATCGGGGTGCTCATGACAGAAAATGGCACCTATCGTCGGCCGGGGTCGTTCCCGGCGTGTCGTCCGGCGACGGCACAATTGAACGGGTCTACGTGCGCTCCGCGGCTGCGGGGCGCTCGCTCGCCTGCTCGCGGAGCAGCAGCACGCCCACGAAGAGCGCCGAGACGAACATGATGGTGAGCGCGTAGGGGGCCGCCTGCCCAAACATTGCCTCCTCCGCGTAGCTCCACGTGTTGAGGGCGAGCGTCTCGAACCCGATCGGCGCCAGGAGGAAGGTGAGGGGCAGCTCCTTCATGGCCGAGAGGAAGACGAACGCCATGCTCACGAGCAGGCCGCGCCGCACGAGCGGAAAGGTGACGCTCACGAACGCCCCGAGCGGCGAGCGGCCCAGCGACCGGGCGGCCTCTTCGAGGTGGGGGGGCGCCTGGTAGAGCGCGCTCCGCACGGGGCCCACGGCCTCCGCCATGAAGTGAAGCGCGTAGGCCGTCACGAGCAGGGCCAGCGTCTGGTACGCGAACGGCACGGCCCCGAGCGAGAACACAATGAGCGCGAGCGCAAAGGCCAGCGGGGGCGTGGCATAGCCCAGGTAGGCGGCACGCTCGACGACGCGCGTCCAGGGGGACGGGTGCCGCACGCCCAGGTACGCCACCGGCAGGGCCAGCAGGGCCGCCAGCACGGCGGCGGGGGCGGAGGCCGACACCGAGTCCCAGAGGGCCGCCCCCAGACCGGCCCAGGGCACCCCGCCCGCCGCCGCGTCGGTCATCCAGTACCCGACCGTGCCCGCCGGCAGGACCACCGACAGCCCCGCCACGCCCAGCGCAAAGGCGTACCCGCCCCAGCGCCCACGCCCCAGCTCGTACCGGGCGGCGGTGCGGCTCGTGCCGCTCTCCGTCCGGTGAAACAGGAGCCCCTTCAGCAACCGCGCCTCCAGCAGCAGGATCGCGCCCGTCAGGATCAACAGCATGAGCGCGAGGCAGGCCGCGTAGATGCGGTCGTAGGAGGCCGCGTACTGGATGTAGAGCGCGTAGCTGAACGTGTCGTACCGCATGAGCGACACGACCCCGAAGTCGCCCAGCACGTGGAGGGCCACCAGGAGCCCGCCCGACAGGAAGGCCGGGCGCAGCTGCGGCAGCACCACCTGCACGAAGACCCGCCACCGGCCGCGCCCCAGCGCCCGGGCCGACTCC
This window encodes:
- a CDS encoding ABC transporter ATP-binding protein, with translation MSTPILSVQNLTKRFGPEAPPVVHEVSFEVEDGEIFSILGPSGCGKTTTLRCVAGFEEASAGTIAVRDQTLSGPGVHVSPDARDVGIVFQNYALFPHLTVRENVAFGLDGASEAARSARAQEALEMVGLDGFEDRRPQHLSGGQQQRVALARTLAPEPDLILLDEPFSNLDALLRQETRQEVRELLKNKGMSAVFVTHNQEEALSFADRLAVMRGGQLDQIGTPEAVYYHPRTLFVAQFLGRTNLLLSQAAGTEADTPLGRVGLNEAAEGTVLVSMRPEHLALEAPEASDGTVGTVVGRAFKGHDITYRVCCGGSEYLVHTDNRRFYEPGDTVAVRPLEPAVVLESRATPAEVPSGATPVPEPEE
- a CDS encoding ABC transporter permease, which produces MLDTIRRRWYVTIPVAVVVGGVLIPLVYLLLRAFQADPGTLWDLVVRGRTLRLLGNTVGLTVGVLAGTSALALPLAWLTTRTALPGRKALTLLGVLPLAVPGYVMAYALMATTGEYGTLAQTLGLVVPRLSGYTGAWLALSLSTFPYLFLNLRTAFLGLDPSLEESARALGRGRWRVFVQVVLPQLRPAFLSGGLLVALHVLGDFGVVSLMRYDTFSYALYIQYAASYDRIYAACLALMLLILTGAILLLEARLLKGLLFHRTESGTSRTAARYELGRGRWGGYAFALGVAGLSVVLPAGTVGYWMTDAAAGGVPWAGLGAALWDSVSASAPAAVLAALLALPVAYLGVRHPSPWTRVVERAAYLGYATPPLAFALALIVFSLGAVPFAYQTLALLVTAYALHFMAEAVGPVRSALYQAPPHLEEAARSLGRSPLGAFVSVTFPLVRRGLLVSMAFVFLSAMKELPLTFLLAPIGFETLALNTWSYAEEAMFGQAAPYALTIMFVSALFVGVLLLREQASERPAAAERT